In Mammaliicoccus sp. Marseille-Q6498, the genomic stretch TAGACGGTAAACCATTCAAGGTATTATCGGGTGCTATACATTACTTTAGAGTACCAAAAGCAGATTGGTATCACTCGTTGTACAACTTAAAAGCACTTGGTTTCAATACAGTTGAAACGTATATACCTTGGAATTACCACGAACCTAAAGAAGGTCAGTTTGAGTTCACTGGGGAGAAAGACATTAAAGCGTTCGTTCAATTAGCTGAAGAAATCGGGTTATACGTCATTATTAGACCATCACCATTTATTTGCGCAGAATGGGAATTCGGCGGTTTGCCTTCATGGCTACTTAATGACCGAAACTTAAAAATTCGTACATCAGATCAAAACTTTATAAACAAAGTAGACAACTACTATAAAGAACTGTTCAAGATTTTAATACCATTACAAATTGATCAAAATGGCTCAATTATCATGATGCAAATCGAAAATGAATACGGTTCTTTCGGTGAAGATAAAGAATACTTAAGTAAAATTAAAGATTTAATGATCAAGCATGGTACAACCGTTCCACTATTTACTTCAGATGGTGGTTGGCCACAAACATTAAGAGCAGGTAGTATGGCTAATGACAATATATTACCAACTGCTAACTTCGGTTCAAAAACTGAACAGAACTTTAATAGTTTGAAAAATTTCCAACAAGAATTTGGAAAAGAATGGCCGCTTATGTGTATGGAATTTTGGGATGGTTGGTTTAACCGTTGGGGCGACGAAATCATTAAAAGGGATAGCCTAGACCTTGCTGAAGAAGTGAAACAAGTGATTACAAGAGGTCATATTAACCTTTATATGTTCCACGGTGGTACGAATTACGGCTTTTGGAACGGTTGTTCAGCCAGAGGGACGGTAGACTTACCTCAAGTGACTTCATATGATTATGATGCACCATTAAATGAGATGGGTAATCCAACTCAAAAATATTATGACTTACAAAAGATGGTCAAAGAAGTCATTCCTGAAGCAGAACAAGCAGAACCTTTAGTAAAAGACTTTATGGAACTTAAAGATATTAAGTTGAAAGAAAAAGTCAGCCTGTTTAGCATCTTAGATGAAATATCTGACAAGACAACTTCTAAATACCCATTAACAATGGAAGAAGCGGGAGACGGTCTTGGTTATATGGTATATCGTACATCTATTCAAAGAGATACGACTACTGAAAAATTCAAAATAATTGATGCTAGAGATAGGGTAAAAATGTACGTTGACGGCGAAGAAGTGTATACTGCTTATCAACAAGAAATTGGTGATGCTTTTGAAGTTGAACTCAAAAATGATCAACCTCAAATAGACGTTCTCGTTGAAAATATGGGACGTGTAAATTATGGGTATAAATTATTAGCGAGTACGCAAAGAAAAGGTATTGGCCAAGGCTTGATGCAAGATATTCACTTTGTGCAAGGATACGAACAATTTCATGTTCAGTTTGATCGACTGAAAGATGAACATTTTAACTCAGAATGGAAAGAGCATACACCAGCATTTTATAAATATGAATTTAATTTAGATGAAACTGAAAACACTCATTTAGATGTAAGTGGTTTTGGTAAAGGGGTCGTATTTATAAATGGTGTGAACATCGGTAGATATTGGGAGATAGGTCCTACCGTATCACTTTACATTTCAAAAGCATTTCTTAACAAGGGTCATAACGAAATTATCGTTTTTGATACAGAAGGTCAGTTTAAAGAATCAATAGACTTGATCAAAGAACCAAAATTTATTGAATTATAAGGGGAGATTGACATGGCAATAATAGCAAACAGAATTGACGGCAGATTAATACACGGACAAGTTGCGAATTTATGGGCAACTAAATTAGACATTACGAGATTAATGGTAATTGATGATGTAGTAGCAGAAAGTGCAATTGATAAAAGTGGATTAAAATTAGCGACACCATCTGGGGTGAAGTTAAGCGTATTACCTGTAAAAAAAGCAGCAGAAAACATTAATAACGGTAAATATGATTCTCAAAGGTTAATGATTATTGCTAGAGGTCCAGAACAATTTTTAGAATTAGTGAATAATGGTGTCCAAATAGATACTTTAAATGTCGGTAACATGTCTCAAACGGATGAAACAAGATCAATTAAACGATCAATCAATGTAACAGATAAAGATATTGAAACTTTCAATGAGCTCCATGAAAAAGGCATAAAAATTGTATCGCAAATGGTACCAAACGATAACAGCGAGGATTTTATGTCATTAATTAAATAATATCACGACAAAAAACAAAGGGGTTTTTAATTATGGAAATATTATGGTGGCAAGTCCTGCTTTTAACGATTTACGCTGGTTATCAAATATGGGATGAACTCCATCTTTATTCTTCAATCAGTCAACCTGTATTTGCAGGCTTAATTGCAGGTTTAATTATGGGAGATGTTACTACTGGTTTAATTATTGGTGGTAGTATGCAGTTAACAATTTTAGGTGTTGGTACATTCGGTGGTGCCTCTAGAATTGATGCAAACTCAGGTACACTATTAGCTGTTGCGTTCTCAGTAGCGTTAGGGATGGAACCTACGCAAGCAATTGCAACGTTAGCAGTACCAGTAGCGAGTTTAATGATTCAAACAGATATTCTCGCAAGATTTACAAATACTTTCTTCGCACATCGTATTGACGCTAAGATCGAAGCAATGGATTACAAAGCGATTGAAAGATATTACATTGCAGGTATTATTCCTTGGGCATTATCAAGAATGATTCCAGTGTTCTTAGCATTAGCATTTGGTGGTTCAGTTGTTAAAACAGTCGTACATTATTTGAATACAGATTTGAAGTGGTTAGGTGACGGATTAACTACAGCAGGGGCTATATTACCTGCAGTCGGTTTCGCAATATTATTACGTTACTTACCAATTAAAAAACATTACATGTACTTTATTCTTGGTTTCATTTTAACTGCGCTATTCGCAACAGTATTTGATGGAATGAGTGGTTTAGGCGGAGCAGTTTCAGGTTTAGATAAGAAATTCGATATGGATTTCAATACTTTACCAATGTTAGCAATCGCATTGATCGGTTTTGCATTTGCTGCTATGGAATATAAACGAACTTCACTAGCCAAACCAGTTCAACCTGGTGAAAGTACTGGTTCCACTTCAACAAATAACGACGAAGGAGAGATTGAAGATGACGAACTCTAACCAAAATGTAGACACTCAAGATCAAACGGTTTCAGCAAACGGTCAATATAAATTAACGAAAAAAGACTTTAGACAAATCAATAAACGTAGTTTGTTTGGTTTCCAAGCAGGTTGGAACTATGAACGTATGCAAGGTTCAGGGTATCTTTATACAATCTTGCCTCAATTACGTAAAATATATGGTGATGATACACCTGAATTAAAACAAATGATGAAAACTCATTCACAATTTTTCAATACAAGTAACTTCTTCAATACAATCGTAACTGGTATTGATTTAGCAATGGAAGAAAAAGAACAAATTAAATCTAAAGAATCTGTAAGTGGTATGAAAATCGGTTTAATGGGACCTTTTGCCGCTGTCGGAGATTCAATATTCGCATCATTAATCCCAACTATCTTTGGTGCATTAGCAGCAAACATGGCGATTAATGGTAACCCAATTGGTGCATTCATTTGGTTGGTTGCCCAAATAGCAATTATGGTATTCAGATGGAAACAATTAGAATTTGCGCATAAAGAAGGGGTAGCACTTGTTACGACGATGCAACATAGATTAGAATCACTGACTAACGCAGCAACACTGTTAGGGGTATTTATGGTCGGAGCACTCGTCGCCACAATGGTTAAAGTGCAAGTTGCTTGGGCACCAAAAATTGGTGATTTAACCGTTGATGTTCAAAACAATTTAGATATGGTATTACCTAAGATCGTTCCTTTAGCTATCGTATTAGGTATTTATTGGTTATTAGGTAAAAAACATATGAATTCTACTAGAGCAATCTTCATTGTTATCATTGTAACGATAATTTTATCAGCGTTAGGCGTTATTGCAAAAATATAATTTATAGGGGTTTTGATGATGAAAAAATTAATATTAGCAAGTCACGGTTCTTTTAGTGTAGGTTTAAAAGAAAGCGCTGAAATGATTTTAGGACCTCAAGAAAATATAGAAACAGTTTCTTTATTACCAGATGAAGGACAAGAAGATTTTGAAAAGAAATTTAATGCACTATTTAATGACGAAGACGAAATAACAGTATTCACAGATTTACTTGGAGGAACACCAGCAAACGTTATTTCTAAAGCATTAATGTCAGGTAAACAATTCCAATTATACGCAGGTATGAACTTGCCAATGGTTATTGCATACTTGAACGGCATTATGTTAGATCAAGAAGTAGATATTTTAGGCGAAACAAAACAAAGCATCGCAAACATAAACGAAGTTCTAAAAGGAATCGGAAACGACGACGAATAATTTAGAATAGTGGGATATGGGAAGAGAAATTATCATTAAGTTGATAATTTCTCTTTTCTTGTGTGTGGGATGGTGTGGAAATTGGTTGTGGGGGAGTAATTGGTTGTGATGTGGGTACGAAGTTGGTAGGAACGCACGATATCTTGGAAAAATATGGTGCGATAATGGTTCAAACGCACGATATCGATGGCGACTTGGTGCGATAATGGGCTGAACGCACGATATCGATGGCGACTTGGTGCGATACTGGGTTAAACGCACGATATCTTGAAGATATGGTGCGATAATCCGGTCAAATCGCCAAAAAACTGCGGGGAACTTTGGCGTTTCGGATCAAATCGCCAAAAAACTGCGAGGAACTTTGGCGTTTCGGATTAAATCGCCAAAAAACGCCAGAGAACTTTGGCGATTCCCAATATATAACCTGCTTATTCTCTAACATTCTCTATAAAGTTTAGGTATACCTAACAGAAATGTTTACAAATTCTATAAAAAGGTTTATCCTCTTAATATATAAGAGGTGAAGGAACATGGGGAAAAGTTTAGAAGAAATAAATGGAACAGTGTCTTTTGATGCTGAGGCTAACACAATTAAAAAAATATTAATGTATATAGGTCCAGGATTACTGGTTGCTGTGGGTTATATGGATCCTGGTAACTGGATTACGTCTATGGTTGGCGGTGCGCAGTATGGATATATTTTATTATTTGTCATTCTCTTATCTAGTCTTTCTGCTATGTTATTACAAAGTATGTGTGCAAGGTTGGGTATTGCGAGTGGTATGGATTTGGCCCAAGTGACAAGACGTATGACAAATAAACCGCTAAGTATATTTTCATGGTCGGTTGCTGAACTGGCAATTATGGCTACTGATATTGCTGAAGTAATTGGTAGTGCTATAGCGCTCAATTTATTATTTAATATTCCTTTAGCAGTTGGTGTCACAATAACAGTATTGGATGTATTTTTATTACTTATGATTATTAAACTTGGTTTTCGTAAAGTGGAAGCTATCGTAGGTGTGCTTATATTTACGGTATTAATTATTTTTATGTTTGAAGTGTATTTATCTTCACCTCAAGTAAGTTCTATGTTTTCTGGATTTATTCCAAGCTCAGAAATTGTAACGAACAAAGGTGCGTTATATATAGCACTTGGTATTATTGGTGCTACGATTATGCCACATAATTTATATTTACATTCATCAATCGTTCAATCTAGAAGTTATGAAAGAAGCGATAAAGGTAAGAAAATGGCAATAAAATATTCAATCATTGATTCTAATATCCAATTAACGATAGCTTTTGTTATTAATTGTTTATTATTAGTATTAGGTGCGGCAATGTTTTTCGGCAGTAATGAACAATTAGGTAAATTTTATGATTTATACCATGCGTTAAGTCATTCCAATGTTGGCGGTGCAATAGGTGGCGGACTTATGAGTACATTATTCGCTGTAGCCTTATTAGCATCTGGTCAAAATTCAACAATTACAGGAACACTTTCTGGTCAAATTGTGATGGAAGGCTTTTTAAAATTAAAATTAAAACCATGGGTAAGAAGATTTGTAACAAGAGTGATAGCAGTTATACCGATATTTATATGTTTATGGTTATATGGATCTAGTGAAAGTAAAATTGAAGATTTACTTATTTTAACGCAAGTATTTTTAAGTTTAGCTTTACCGTTTAGTATTATTCCATTAATTATTGCAACGAACAATCCGAAAATTATGGGCGAATCATTTACGAATAAAAGATGGATTAATATTATATCTTGGTTACTAGCCATCGTGTTAAGTGTGTTAAATGTCTATTTGATCGTACAAACGATACAAGAATTTATTTAGAAAATATTGTTTTTGTGTTTTTCAGCGTCGGTTAATAATCGAATTGGTCCATTAGAATTTAAAACAATCATTCTATACGCCATTTCTTCAGGCGTTTCGGAAAAATGATTATCAATCCAACCTTGAATCATACCGACATAAGCAGAGGCTATATATTCTGCGACAACGTCTTTTGATAACATCATGTCATTTTCTAAACGCGTATCTTCAAAAAATGCGATATAACGATTTTTAATATATTGTTTTAACTTAAGATGAAATTGAGGATAATAATGAAACATCGTCTCATAAAAATAAGTATTGTGATGAATATGGCTGAAGATATTATTTGAAATGTAATATTGAGATTCAGAAATACTTTGATGTTTAATGTAAAATTTATAAGGCTCTCCAAATAATAAGTGAAAGTAATCTTCTATTAATGAAGAAGTAAGTTGTTCTATAGATTGATGATGTCTGTAAAAAGTAGAACGGTTCACTTCGGCAACTTCACACAATGCTTTAATCGTAATGTCTGAGATTGGTGTAGTGTTCATACAAGTTAATAGAGCATTTGATAATTTATTTTTAGATTTTTTACTTTTTAAATTCATAAATATCATCCTTTTCTAACGAGCATTATTCAGAATTCTGCTCCTTACAGCATTCTAACGAGCATTATTCGGAATTCTGCTCCTTACAGCATTCTAACGAGCATTTCTCGGAATTCTGCTCCTTATAGCATTCTAACGAGCATTTCTCAGAATTCTGCTCCTTACAGCATTCTAACGAGCATTATTCGGAATTCTGCTCCTTAGATTGTGTTCATCATCATTTATAAACGCTCGCTCTGCTAATAATTTCATTTTAAGTGGTTTGTCGACAGTAATGCAACACATTATCGATATGTGTTGCATTTCCTATTTTACGTGGATTGTTTTCATATGTCGAGTATTCGTATAATTAATATATTAAGTAAATAAGGAGATAGATTATGTTAATCAATGACGTAGCAATTTTAAAAGATAGATTATTAGACAATTATCATAACCGCATTAATCATGATGTATTCAATATTAATGAGGCTTTAGAAGATATATTGAATTCAGTAGGGTATTCAACTCGAGATGCTGGTGGTGAGGTTACTTTTTATGGGAAAGATCCTGTTATGCCGAGTACGTTAAGAATTGCCTCTTTAGCTGGGCTTGGGTTAGCAGCAAAATCTGTCGCACTTGCGCATTTATGGCAAGTAAGAGGTGGTAAAGGACAAGATATTCACGTTGATGTTCGTAAAGCGGTTAAACGTTTATCTCCGTTTTATGAGAAAAAATGGGAAACTTTAAATGGCTTTCCAGCAAAAAGCCAAGAAGATCCACATACACCGTTTAGATTTAGCTTTTATCAAACAAAAGATAACAGATGGGTAATGCCACTCAATCCATATCCAAATGCGAAAGAACATGTACTTGATTTATTAGACTGTCGTGCTACTAAAGAAGCTGTTACAAATGCTATTAAACAGTGGAACGGCCATGATTTAGAAGAAGAAGCTTCAAAACGTGGGATCGTAATGCCAATGGTTCGTACA encodes the following:
- a CDS encoding PTS sugar transporter subunit IIB, yielding MAIIANRIDGRLIHGQVANLWATKLDITRLMVIDDVVAESAIDKSGLKLATPSGVKLSVLPVKKAAENINNGKYDSQRLMIIARGPEQFLELVNNGVQIDTLNVGNMSQTDETRSIKRSINVTDKDIETFNELHEKGIKIVSQMVPNDNSEDFMSLIK
- a CDS encoding PTS sugar transporter subunit IIC, which translates into the protein MEILWWQVLLLTIYAGYQIWDELHLYSSISQPVFAGLIAGLIMGDVTTGLIIGGSMQLTILGVGTFGGASRIDANSGTLLAVAFSVALGMEPTQAIATLAVPVASLMIQTDILARFTNTFFAHRIDAKIEAMDYKAIERYYIAGIIPWALSRMIPVFLALAFGGSVVKTVVHYLNTDLKWLGDGLTTAGAILPAVGFAILLRYLPIKKHYMYFILGFILTALFATVFDGMSGLGGAVSGLDKKFDMDFNTLPMLAIALIGFAFAAMEYKRTSLAKPVQPGESTGSTSTNNDEGEIEDDEL
- a CDS encoding Nramp family divalent metal transporter translates to MGKSLEEINGTVSFDAEANTIKKILMYIGPGLLVAVGYMDPGNWITSMVGGAQYGYILLFVILLSSLSAMLLQSMCARLGIASGMDLAQVTRRMTNKPLSIFSWSVAELAIMATDIAEVIGSAIALNLLFNIPLAVGVTITVLDVFLLLMIIKLGFRKVEAIVGVLIFTVLIIFMFEVYLSSPQVSSMFSGFIPSSEIVTNKGALYIALGIIGATIMPHNLYLHSSIVQSRSYERSDKGKKMAIKYSIIDSNIQLTIAFVINCLLLVLGAAMFFGSNEQLGKFYDLYHALSHSNVGGAIGGGLMSTLFAVALLASGQNSTITGTLSGQIVMEGFLKLKLKPWVRRFVTRVIAVIPIFICLWLYGSSESKIEDLLILTQVFLSLALPFSIIPLIIATNNPKIMGESFTNKRWINIISWLLAIVLSVLNVYLIVQTIQEFI
- a CDS encoding beta-galactosidase family protein yields the protein MHEFKIDSDFLLDGKPFKVLSGAIHYFRVPKADWYHSLYNLKALGFNTVETYIPWNYHEPKEGQFEFTGEKDIKAFVQLAEEIGLYVIIRPSPFICAEWEFGGLPSWLLNDRNLKIRTSDQNFINKVDNYYKELFKILIPLQIDQNGSIIMMQIENEYGSFGEDKEYLSKIKDLMIKHGTTVPLFTSDGGWPQTLRAGSMANDNILPTANFGSKTEQNFNSLKNFQQEFGKEWPLMCMEFWDGWFNRWGDEIIKRDSLDLAEEVKQVITRGHINLYMFHGGTNYGFWNGCSARGTVDLPQVTSYDYDAPLNEMGNPTQKYYDLQKMVKEVIPEAEQAEPLVKDFMELKDIKLKEKVSLFSILDEISDKTTSKYPLTMEEAGDGLGYMVYRTSIQRDTTTEKFKIIDARDRVKMYVDGEEVYTAYQQEIGDAFEVELKNDQPQIDVLVENMGRVNYGYKLLASTQRKGIGQGLMQDIHFVQGYEQFHVQFDRLKDEHFNSEWKEHTPAFYKYEFNLDETENTHLDVSGFGKGVVFINGVNIGRYWEIGPTVSLYISKAFLNKGHNEIIVFDTEGQFKESIDLIKEPKFIEL
- a CDS encoding TetR-like C-terminal domain-containing protein, which gives rise to MNLKSKKSKNKLSNALLTCMNTTPISDITIKALCEVAEVNRSTFYRHHQSIEQLTSSLIEDYFHLLFGEPYKFYIKHQSISESQYYISNNIFSHIHHNTYFYETMFHYYPQFHLKLKQYIKNRYIAFFEDTRLENDMMLSKDVVAEYIASAYVGMIQGWIDNHFSETPEEMAYRMIVLNSNGPIRLLTDAEKHKNNIF
- a CDS encoding PTS system mannose/fructose/sorbose family transporter subunit IID, whose product is MTNSNQNVDTQDQTVSANGQYKLTKKDFRQINKRSLFGFQAGWNYERMQGSGYLYTILPQLRKIYGDDTPELKQMMKTHSQFFNTSNFFNTIVTGIDLAMEEKEQIKSKESVSGMKIGLMGPFAAVGDSIFASLIPTIFGALAANMAINGNPIGAFIWLVAQIAIMVFRWKQLEFAHKEGVALVTTMQHRLESLTNAATLLGVFMVGALVATMVKVQVAWAPKIGDLTVDVQNNLDMVLPKIVPLAIVLGIYWLLGKKHMNSTRAIFIVIIVTIILSALGVIAKI
- a CDS encoding PTS fructose transporter subunit IIA, whose protein sequence is MKKLILASHGSFSVGLKESAEMILGPQENIETVSLLPDEGQEDFEKKFNALFNDEDEITVFTDLLGGTPANVISKALMSGKQFQLYAGMNLPMVIAYLNGIMLDQEVDILGETKQSIANINEVLKGIGNDDE